Below is a genomic region from Rosa chinensis cultivar Old Blush chromosome 5, RchiOBHm-V2, whole genome shotgun sequence.
gaatttgagagaggTGAGTGTTGGTAGACCCCACTGCATACGGGGGTTTCCAATGAGGAGTTTCTTGCAACGCCAGATGCCCAGGTATTCCAACTTAGACGGCAATCTCCCTTCGGGAAATGATTCCAATTCTGGACAATATACGAACAAGCGCCTGAGAGATGGGAGAAGGTTGTGCATGTGTTGCGGCAATGACCTCAGTTTCAGACAGGTATGGACTGCTATGGTCTCCAAGTTCGGCGCATTCAGCCCTCCATcgggaaaacaaacaaaatttggGCATGAAGCTATTGAAAGTTTGACAAGGGAGAGGAGTGTAGAGGAACTAAGAGATTCTACATTAACATCCTTCAATTCGAGGCTTTCAAGCTTTGGGAAGCAGGCTAAAATGAAGGTCCGGGTTACCTTGGGACAGGACCTCAGACTAAGCTTACGAAGATTCGGAAAAGGCTTGGAACCCACATTCACCACTCCATTAAATCCTTCAATCTCAAGCTCTTGTAGGGAGGGTAGCTGCTCAACTGATGCCAACAACCAACAATTTCCACAGTCCAGAAGTTGAAGACGAACCAGATTAGATAAACTAGAATGATCTTCCAACCAACCTGGAAATCTTGTGCCCCCGTAAGATCGAACGGTGAGTTCTTTTAGATTTGTATGAGGTTGGAGGTTCTCCAGcacatctctctctttttgtgtATCGTCGGTGTCACCAGACTTGCCTCCCCATTCCAAAACTAATTCATCCAGATGCTTCTTCTTTCTCATGTTGGTCTCCAAGGCATCCGTGACATGCAAAATATGGCGAAGCCCAGATATACAAAGTGTTCCGCGCAACTGCTGAAGCCCTTTAATCTCGACAATGTTATCACCAGTGTATTTGTCTAGGACAAACTTACCTCTTAATGTTTGGAGATCTTTCATTTTGCCCATCCTTGGTGGCATCTTTTCTATCTGTGTGTATCTGATATCAAGATGACGCAGGTTGATTAATCTTCCAAAATCAGTTGGCAACTCAACTAGAGAATAACAATATGACAACAATAACGTTTGTAAATTATATAAAGTACACATTTCATCAGGTAACTTCTTAATTGATGTGTCAGACAAGTCCAAGTGCCTTAGATGCTTCAACTTGCTAATTGAACTAGGCAGCTCACCAATCCTGTACCCTGACAAATTGAGCATTCTTAAACACTGAAGCTTCAGGAATATATCAAAATCTAAGTTGGGACGGTTTATGTAATCTGATACCACTAGAAAGGTCCTCAAATACTTGGCTTCATACAAACTGTCCCATTGATCAAAACTGCCGGTTACACATGAAAAGTGGCGACTGTTGCCGGCATTTTCCAGTACCGGGTCATTGTCCTCCAACCTAACACAAAACTCTCCGGAGACAAAGTTTGCTAAGTCATGGATAAGGTCATGCATTGTGAAAATTGGCTTACCAGAAAAATGATCTGGTTGGAAAAATGACCTTGACACTAGATCATCAAAGTAGTTATCTCCAACTTCTTCAATTGTAGTCTTCGATTTTGACGATAAGAGATCTTCAGCCATCCACAATAAAACCAGATCTGGTTTGTTAAACTTATGATCTTGAGGAAATATGGAACAGTAAGCAAAACAACGCTTCAGATGTGGAGGTAGATAATGGTAGCTCAACCATAGAGCTGGCAAAATGTCGTTCTCTTTATCTCGCAACTCCCATATGTCGTTGTTCAATATTTCTTCCCATTTCTCAATATTTGGTTCAGAACATAAAAGACCCCCAAGTGATTTTGCAGCTAAAGGGAGTCCTTTACACTTTTGAGCAATCTGTTTTCCAATCACTTCATGCGAAGGATCTGCAGTAACACCTGCATTTTTGAAGGCATGTTTTGAGAACAACAACCAGCAGTTTTCCTCAGATAGTTGCACTAGATG
It encodes:
- the LOC112165050 gene encoding putative disease resistance RPP13-like protein 1, coding for MALEIVGGAFLSSALGVLFDRMASRPVVDFIRGKKITAGLLHKLKIKLLLVNKLLDDAEEKQLRNSRVREWLDELKDVLYHADDLLDEIKTEALRCKMEQEDSGSSSTNQVLKFSSISIQELDKSLEPRILDVLDRLEVIVNEKDVLDLKEGVQDRPQARLPTTSLVEESSVYGRDEEKEAIIKLLLADGMTGNKKDVLPIVGMGGVGKTTLAQLVYNDDRVKQHFDHQSWSCVSEEFDVIKITQTIYGAVTSQTCNITDLDMLQVKLKQTLSGKKFLFVLDDVWNVNLMKWDLLSRPFEGGGHGSKIIVTTRDEGAACRMGTVPSKHLVQLSEENCWLLFSKHAFKNAGVTADPSHEVIGKQIAQKCKGLPLAAKSLGGLLCSEPNIEKWEEILNNDIWELRDKENDILPALWLSYHYLPPHLKRCFAYCSIFPQDHKFNKPDLVLLWMAEDLLSSKSKTTIEEVGDNYFDDLVSRSFFQPDHFSGKPIFTMHDLIHDLANFVSGEFCVRLEDNDPVLENAGNSRHFSCVTGSFDQWDSLYEAKYLRTFLVVSDYINRPNLDFDIFLKLQCLRMLNLSGYRIGELPSSISKLKHLRHLDLSDTSIKKLPDEMCTLYNLQTLLLSYCYSLVELPTDFGRLINLRHLDIRYTQIEKMPPRMGKMKDLQTLRGKFVLDKYTGDNIVEIKGLQQLRGTLCISGLRHILHVTDALETNMRKKKHLDELVLEWGGKSGDTDDTQKERDVLENLQPHTNLKELTVRSYGGTRFPGWLEDHSSLSNLVRLQLLDCGNCWLLASVEQLPSLQELEIEGFNGVVNVGSKPFPNLRKLSLRSCPKVTRTFILACFPKLESLELKDVNVESLSSSTLLSLVKLSIASCPNFVCFPDGGLNAPNLETIAVHTCLKLRSLPQHMHNLLPSLRRLFVYCPELESFPEGRLPSKLEYLGIWRCKKLLIGNPRMQWGLPTLTSLKFLSVGFQECEHIVDSFPDEGLLPTTLSRLEIYSISKLDGKGFRQLTSLKEMEIGNCPELRCLPDEGLPTSLSDLNIYDCPLLEQRCQRETGEDWPKIAHIKSIRINNKEMQRF